The Peribacillus simplex genome contains a region encoding:
- the dnaI gene encoding primosomal protein DnaI, producing MEKINRSLNKLANTNQFQQRYEKLKQEIFEDEQVRLFLNANSSTVTKEMIDKNLGKLYEFTSQSNKCDKCPSLNGCINMMQGYYPKLVVQGKALNLNYEICPRKLAEDEKRKREKLIRSLYVPKDILKATIEDFTQTDNENKRLGVLSKAMSFIMEYEPGKMQKGLFIYGKFGVGKTYLLGAIANELAERQISSLIVYVPDYLRELKGSIGDNTVNEKIEMVKTAPVLMLDDIGAESMTSWGRDEVFGPILQFRMLENLPTFFTSNFDLNGLENHLTFSQRGEKEEVKAARIMERIQYLAEPVKLDGVNRRR from the coding sequence ATGGAAAAGATTAATAGATCCCTTAATAAATTGGCCAATACAAACCAATTTCAACAGCGTTATGAAAAGCTGAAACAGGAGATTTTTGAAGACGAACAAGTGCGGTTATTTTTGAATGCCAACAGTTCGACGGTCACGAAGGAAATGATTGATAAAAACTTGGGGAAGCTTTATGAGTTCACTTCACAAAGCAATAAATGTGATAAATGTCCAAGCTTGAATGGCTGCATCAATATGATGCAAGGGTATTATCCCAAATTGGTGGTTCAAGGGAAGGCCCTGAACCTGAATTATGAAATCTGTCCGCGGAAATTGGCAGAGGATGAAAAGCGGAAACGGGAAAAATTGATCCGCAGCCTGTATGTACCGAAGGATATTTTAAAGGCGACCATTGAGGACTTTACGCAAACGGATAATGAAAACAAACGCTTGGGTGTTTTAAGTAAGGCGATGTCGTTCATCATGGAATATGAGCCAGGTAAAATGCAAAAAGGCTTATTTATATATGGGAAATTCGGTGTTGGGAAAACGTACTTATTAGGTGCGATTGCCAATGAACTCGCAGAAAGGCAAATTTCTTCCCTTATTGTCTATGTCCCTGACTACTTGCGGGAACTTAAGGGATCGATAGGTGATAATACGGTCAATGAAAAAATTGAGATGGTGAAAACGGCACCTGTCCTCATGCTGGATGATATTGGAGCGGAGTCCATGACGAGCTGGGGACGCGATGAGGTTTTTGGACCGATTTTGCAATTTAGGATGCTGGAAAACTTGCCGACGTTTTTCACTTCGAATTTTGACCTGAATGGCCTGGAGAACCACCTAACCTTTTCACAGCGTGGAGAGAAGGAAGAAGTGAAGGCGGCCAGGATAATGGAAAGAATTCAATATTTAGCGGAGCCGGTCAAGCTGGATGGCGTGAATCGGAGAAGATGA
- the ytaF gene encoding sporulation membrane protein YtaF, translating to MWLQIIFLAFAVSIDGFGVGLTFGMRKMKIPLRSIAVISICSALSLGIAMVIGQFISQLISIGAAEKTGGIILIFLGAWMVYQYFKPEKDLKDDRYHEKIIFNFEIKSLGVVINILQKPLNADFDKSGTITGVEALVLGFALSLDAFGAGVGAAMIGISPIILAGCIAVMSSIFIWSGIQSGKLLSNNKVVQHLTFLPGVLLIIIGIFKL from the coding sequence ATGTGGCTACAAATTATTTTTCTCGCATTTGCAGTTAGTATTGACGGATTTGGCGTAGGTTTGACATTCGGTATGCGGAAGATGAAAATCCCCTTAAGGTCAATAGCGGTCATCTCAATTTGTTCTGCATTGAGTTTAGGTATTGCGATGGTCATCGGACAATTCATCAGTCAGCTCATATCGATCGGGGCGGCTGAAAAAACGGGTGGCATCATCCTCATTTTCCTAGGTGCCTGGATGGTATACCAGTATTTTAAGCCTGAAAAAGATTTGAAAGATGATAGATATCATGAAAAGATCATCTTTAATTTTGAAATTAAATCACTTGGGGTAGTCATTAATATTTTACAAAAACCATTGAATGCCGATTTTGATAAATCAGGTACGATTACGGGCGTTGAAGCGCTTGTTCTGGGGTTTGCACTTTCGCTGGATGCGTTCGGGGCCGGAGTTGGAGCGGCTATGATCGGCATTTCACCGATTATCCTGGCAGGGTGCATCGCTGTTATGAGTTCAATTTTCATTTGGAGCGGAATTCAAAGCGGGAAATTGCTTTCAAATAATAAAGTTGTCCAGCATTTGACCTTTCTTCCAGGTGTACTATTGATTATCATCGGTATATTCAAGTTATGA
- the hflC gene encoding protease modulator HflC, with protein sequence MSGKIIDFSELKKGDFHWRGYVRIGIFLIIFIALLLIILTNVYIVKEGEYKVVRQFGEVVRIDKTPGLKAKVPFIQSIMTLPKYQMTSDVSEAEINTKDKKRMLIDNYAVWRIEDPKKLITNARTLENAETKMEEFIYSAVRSELGQLNYDEIINDEKSSRGSLNDRITEKVNDLLQKDSYGISLTDVRIKRTDLPSENEASVFKRMISERESKAQEYLSKGDAKKNRIIADTDRKVKELLSTAEADAEVIRAEGEGEAAKIYNKSFSKDPEFYKLYRTLESYKKTIGDQTVIVLPSDSPYASLLMGNTK encoded by the coding sequence ATGAGCGGAAAAATAATAGATTTCTCTGAGTTGAAAAAAGGGGATTTTCATTGGAGGGGCTATGTGAGAATCGGCATTTTCCTGATTATTTTCATCGCGTTGCTGCTGATCATCCTCACCAATGTCTATATCGTCAAAGAGGGTGAATACAAAGTCGTCCGCCAATTCGGTGAGGTGGTAAGGATCGATAAGACCCCGGGATTGAAGGCGAAGGTGCCATTCATACAAAGTATCATGACCTTGCCGAAGTATCAGATGACTTCTGATGTTTCCGAAGCGGAAATCAATACGAAAGATAAAAAGCGGATGCTGATCGATAACTATGCAGTTTGGAGAATAGAAGATCCGAAGAAATTGATTACAAATGCAAGGACACTTGAGAATGCCGAAACGAAAATGGAAGAGTTCATCTATTCGGCAGTTCGTTCAGAGCTGGGCCAGCTGAATTATGATGAAATCATCAATGATGAGAAGTCATCCAGGGGAAGTTTAAACGACCGCATAACCGAAAAAGTCAACGATCTGCTGCAAAAGGACAGTTATGGGATCAGCTTGACGGATGTCCGGATAAAGCGGACTGACTTGCCCTCCGAAAACGAAGCATCCGTCTTCAAGAGGATGATTTCCGAGCGGGAATCGAAAGCGCAAGAATACCTATCCAAAGGTGATGCGAAGAAAAACCGTATCATTGCGGATACTGATCGGAAAGTGAAAGAATTGCTCTCCACTGCAGAGGCTGATGCAGAAGTGATCAGGGCTGAAGGAGAAGGGGAAGCAGCGAAAATCTATAATAAGTCGTTTTCCAAAGACCCCGAATTCTATAAACTATACCGGACGCTTGAATCCTACAAAAAAACGATTGGAGATCAAACGGTCATCGTTCTGCCTTCGGATTCCCCTTATGCCAGCTTGTTAATGGGAAATACTAAATAA
- the mutM gene encoding DNA-formamidopyrimidine glycosylase — translation MPELPEVETVRRTLEQLVLGKEIKEVSVFWPKIIKAPEPVEQFQDALRGQTISGIGRRGKFLIFTLDDYSLVSHLRMEGKYGVHPKEEPYDKHTHVIFTFTDGSELRYRDVRKFGTMHLFAKGEELERLPLLHLGPEPLSEDFTVEGLSRKLARTNRKIKPVLLDQTVVVGIGNIYVDESLFRSGIHPERIASSLSLQEIKTLHAEIIATLGEAVEKGGSTIRSYINSQGQIGMFQLELNVYGRKGENCKTCGTPLEKMVVAGRGTHICPSCQPLK, via the coding sequence ATGCCAGAACTTCCAGAAGTGGAAACAGTCAGAAGAACGTTAGAGCAGCTCGTACTCGGAAAAGAGATCAAGGAAGTGTCAGTCTTCTGGCCAAAGATCATAAAAGCGCCTGAACCTGTCGAACAGTTTCAGGATGCTTTAAGGGGACAGACAATTTCTGGAATAGGCCGTCGGGGCAAGTTCCTCATTTTCACCTTGGATGATTATTCGTTGGTTTCGCATTTAAGAATGGAGGGGAAATACGGTGTGCATCCAAAGGAAGAGCCGTATGATAAGCATACTCATGTGATCTTCACTTTCACCGATGGCAGTGAACTTAGGTACAGGGATGTCCGGAAATTCGGAACGATGCATCTATTTGCAAAAGGGGAAGAACTTGAGCGGCTGCCACTGTTGCATTTAGGGCCTGAACCGTTGTCTGAAGATTTTACTGTCGAGGGGCTAAGTAGGAAGTTGGCAAGGACCAACAGGAAAATCAAGCCCGTTCTCCTTGATCAAACGGTTGTCGTCGGGATTGGGAATATATATGTAGACGAGTCGCTATTCCGTTCCGGTATTCATCCGGAGAGAATCGCTTCTTCACTCTCGTTGCAGGAAATCAAAACGTTGCATGCAGAAATCATTGCGACGTTAGGTGAAGCTGTGGAAAAAGGCGGGAGTACGATTCGTTCGTACATTAATTCCCAAGGTCAAATCGGCATGTTTCAGTTGGAACTTAATGTTTACGGACGAAAAGGGGAGAACTGCAAAACATGCGGCACGCCACTTGAAAAAATGGTTGTGGCAGGACGCGGCACACATATTTGCCCGTCGTGCCAGCCGCTAAAATAG
- the coaE gene encoding dephospho-CoA kinase (Dephospho-CoA kinase (CoaE) performs the final step in coenzyme A biosynthesis.) yields the protein MGQIIGITGGIASGKSTVSLYLQELGFTIVDADLASRAVVEPGEEAYHQVVEAFGDEILLPDGNIDRAKLGSIIFNDQEKRLLLNGIVHPAVRNWMRFKTEEALSSGEETVFMDIPLLFESKLTFMVEKTLLIYVDEQVQLQRLMNRNGLSETEALARIHSQMPLADKRALADAVIDNNGNINETKRQVKTILSEWHVI from the coding sequence ATGGGACAAATCATTGGAATCACAGGAGGCATCGCCAGTGGGAAAAGCACCGTCAGCCTTTATTTACAGGAACTCGGATTCACGATTGTCGATGCAGATCTGGCTTCCCGTGCTGTCGTTGAGCCAGGTGAAGAAGCCTATCATCAAGTTGTGGAGGCATTTGGTGATGAGATCTTATTGCCGGATGGGAATATAGATCGCGCAAAGCTCGGGTCGATCATATTCAATGATCAGGAAAAGAGATTGCTATTGAATGGCATCGTGCATCCTGCCGTCAGGAATTGGATGCGCTTCAAAACGGAAGAGGCACTATCATCAGGGGAAGAAACGGTGTTCATGGATATTCCGCTCCTATTCGAAAGTAAGCTGACATTCATGGTGGAAAAGACGCTTTTGATCTATGTAGATGAGCAAGTCCAATTGCAGCGATTAATGAACAGGAATGGTCTTTCGGAGACGGAGGCACTTGCCAGGATCCATTCGCAAATGCCCCTGGCCGATAAAAGGGCTTTAGCGGATGCCGTCATCGACAATAATGGGAACATTAATGAAACGAAGAGGCAAGTGAAGACCATACTTAGCGAATGGCATGTCATATAA
- the nrdR gene encoding transcriptional regulator NrdR, which produces MKCPSCQYNGTRVLDSRPVDESKSIRRRRECEACGFRFTTFEKVEETPLIVVKKGGTREEFSRDKILRGLIRACEKRPVPLKELEQITSYVEKELRNQGISEVKSDNVGEMVMDKLAEVDEVAYVRFASVYRQFKDINVFIDELKDLINKERK; this is translated from the coding sequence ATGAAATGCCCATCATGTCAATATAACGGAACAAGAGTGCTCGATTCCAGGCCAGTCGATGAAAGTAAATCGATTCGACGACGCCGTGAATGTGAGGCATGTGGTTTTCGATTCACGACATTTGAAAAGGTGGAGGAAACACCGCTCATTGTAGTGAAAAAGGGCGGGACACGGGAAGAGTTCAGTCGTGATAAAATCCTGCGTGGCTTAATCAGGGCTTGCGAAAAACGCCCGGTTCCCTTGAAGGAACTAGAGCAAATTACCAGTTATGTAGAAAAAGAACTGCGCAACCAGGGCATATCGGAAGTGAAAAGCGACAATGTCGGAGAAATGGTGATGGACAAGCTGGCGGAAGTCGATGAGGTTGCCTATGTAAGGTTCGCATCCGTCTATCGACAATTTAAAGATATCAATGTCTTTATCGATGAATTGAAAGATTTAATAAATAAAGAAAGAAAGTAG
- a CDS encoding glyceraldehyde-3-phosphate dehydrogenase translates to MNSRIAINGFGRIGRMVFRKAILDESLDIVAINASYPAETLAHLLKYDTIHGKFDGIIIAEDDSLIVNGRRVKLINNRDPKLLPWKELNIDIVIEATGKFNDRSKAALHLDAGAKRVILSAPGKNEDVTIVMGVNEEVLEIDKHFVISNASCTTNCLGPVAKVLDEKFGINNGLMTTIHSYTNDQNNIDNPHKDLRRARAAAESMIPTTTGAAKAISLVLPQLKGKLHGMAIRVPTPNVSLVDLVVDLNRDVTIDEVNQAFIDASENELKGIMEFTMEPLVSSDFKTNPHSAIIDGLTTMMIGDRKVKVLAWYDNEWGYSNRVVDLVKLVGSELKKTSEVELSIK, encoded by the coding sequence ATGAATTCAAGAATAGCGATTAACGGGTTTGGGAGAATTGGAAGAATGGTTTTCCGAAAGGCCATATTAGATGAGAGTTTGGACATTGTTGCCATTAATGCAAGCTATCCAGCTGAAACTTTAGCACACTTACTAAAATATGATACGATACATGGTAAATTCGACGGTATCATTATTGCGGAAGATGATTCACTAATAGTGAATGGCCGCCGAGTAAAACTAATAAATAACCGCGATCCAAAGCTATTGCCTTGGAAAGAGTTGAACATAGATATTGTAATTGAAGCCACGGGCAAATTCAATGATCGTTCTAAAGCTGCTCTTCATTTAGATGCAGGAGCAAAAAGAGTTATTTTATCAGCGCCGGGTAAAAATGAAGACGTTACCATTGTAATGGGTGTAAATGAGGAAGTTCTGGAAATCGACAAGCATTTCGTCATATCCAATGCATCTTGTACAACCAACTGTCTTGGACCGGTTGCAAAAGTGCTTGATGAAAAATTCGGCATAAACAACGGTTTAATGACAACGATACATTCTTATACAAATGATCAAAATAATATCGATAACCCGCACAAAGACTTAAGACGTGCCCGTGCCGCTGCGGAAAGCATGATTCCTACGACTACAGGAGCTGCAAAAGCCATCTCACTAGTGTTGCCGCAATTAAAAGGCAAGCTTCATGGAATGGCGATCCGCGTACCGACACCTAACGTATCTCTAGTCGATCTTGTTGTGGATTTAAACCGTGATGTCACGATTGATGAAGTGAACCAAGCCTTCATCGATGCTTCAGAAAATGAACTCAAAGGAATTATGGAATTCACGATGGAACCTTTAGTTTCCAGTGATTTCAAAACGAATCCTCACTCTGCAATCATCGATGGTTTGACGACGATGATGATTGGGGACAGGAAAGTGAAAGTCCTTGCATGGTATGATAACGAGTGGGGTTACTCCAACCGGGTAGTGGACCTTGTGAAATTGGTGGGATCCGAGTTGAAAAAAACTTCCGAAGTCGAACTATCAATAAAATAA
- the polA gene encoding DNA polymerase I: MDKKLVLIDGNSIAYRAFFALPLLNNDKGVHTNSVYGFTMMLNRILEEEKPTHILVAFDAGKTTFRHASFKEYKGGRQKTPPELSEQFPFIRELLDCFQIKRYELENYEADDIIGTLSLQAEKDGFEVKVISGDKDLTQLSSPNTTVSITKKGITEIEEYTPKHIHEKYGLSPLQIIDLKGLMGDASDNIPGIPGVGEKTALKLLHQFETVENLLQSIDEVSGQKLKEKIEEHKDLALLSKELATITREAPLEVSVNETEYTGMDQDRVISFYKELGFSTLLDKLDVTESGPLEQEKIEVHTAEMTEAMFGDESALYVEILEDNYHRADIMGIAISNEQGNFYFNGDDALSSGEFKSWAEDETKKKTVFDAKRTVVALRHRGVEIKGIDFDVFLASYILNPAESVDEVAEITKTQGTIRLETDDVFYGKGAKRKIPEEAELREHIARKSKAILSLKEPMIDKLQEFEQFDLFTELELPLSIILANMEWQGIKVDIGRLKNMGQELAIRLRNIETRIFDLAGEAFNINSPKQLGAILFEKLELPVMKKTKTGYSTSADVLEKLESKHDIVKEILLYRQLGKLQSTYIEGLLKVVNGKTDKVHTRFNQALTQTGRLSSTDPNLQNIPIRLEEGRKIRQAFIPSEKDWIIFAADYSQIELRVLAHIANDSGLVEAFQAGMDIHTRTAMDVFHVPAEQVTSNMRRHAKAVNFGIVYGISDYGLSQSLGITRKEAGEFIEKYLRSFPGVQEYMEESIHEARQKGYSTTLMQRRRYIPEITSRNFNIRSFAERTAMNTPIQGSAADIIKLAMINMNKRLKREGLKTRMLLQVHDELIFETPPEELEILKVIVPEEMENAIELNVPLKVDYAFGPTWFDAK, from the coding sequence TTGGATAAAAAGTTAGTACTCATAGATGGAAACAGCATTGCATATCGTGCGTTTTTTGCGCTTCCGCTCTTGAATAATGATAAGGGGGTCCATACGAATTCCGTGTACGGATTCACGATGATGCTCAACCGCATTCTTGAAGAAGAAAAGCCAACGCACATACTTGTGGCATTCGATGCGGGTAAAACGACATTCAGGCATGCATCATTTAAAGAATATAAGGGTGGGCGCCAAAAAACGCCTCCAGAATTATCGGAGCAATTCCCTTTCATTCGCGAACTGCTTGATTGTTTTCAAATAAAAAGGTATGAACTGGAGAACTACGAAGCCGATGATATTATCGGTACGCTGTCTTTACAGGCGGAAAAAGATGGTTTTGAAGTGAAGGTCATTTCCGGTGATAAGGATTTAACACAATTATCCTCCCCTAATACGACAGTTTCCATCACGAAAAAGGGGATTACTGAAATTGAGGAATACACTCCAAAGCATATACATGAAAAATACGGTCTATCCCCTTTGCAGATCATTGATTTAAAAGGGTTGATGGGAGATGCTTCCGACAATATTCCCGGTATTCCGGGTGTTGGTGAAAAGACTGCCCTTAAATTACTGCATCAATTTGAAACGGTTGAAAACCTTCTGCAGTCGATTGATGAGGTAAGCGGACAAAAATTGAAAGAGAAAATAGAAGAACATAAAGACCTGGCCCTATTGAGCAAAGAGCTGGCTACGATAACGAGGGAAGCCCCGCTTGAAGTTTCCGTGAACGAGACCGAGTACACTGGCATGGATCAGGATCGAGTCATCTCATTCTATAAGGAGCTTGGCTTTTCGACTTTGCTCGATAAATTGGATGTAACGGAAAGTGGACCGCTTGAACAGGAGAAGATAGAGGTGCACACGGCCGAAATGACAGAAGCCATGTTTGGAGATGAAAGTGCCTTATATGTTGAGATTTTAGAAGATAATTATCATCGTGCCGATATAATGGGGATCGCCATCAGTAATGAACAAGGTAATTTTTACTTCAATGGGGATGATGCTCTAAGTTCCGGGGAGTTTAAATCCTGGGCAGAGGATGAAACAAAAAAGAAAACGGTTTTCGATGCGAAGCGTACGGTTGTGGCACTGCGTCATCGAGGAGTCGAAATAAAAGGCATCGATTTTGATGTATTTTTGGCATCCTATATCCTGAATCCCGCAGAGTCAGTGGACGAAGTGGCAGAAATCACGAAAACTCAAGGTACGATCCGTCTTGAAACAGATGATGTTTTTTATGGAAAAGGTGCAAAACGGAAGATACCTGAGGAAGCGGAATTGAGGGAGCATATCGCAAGAAAATCGAAGGCGATCCTTTCTCTGAAAGAGCCGATGATCGATAAGCTGCAAGAGTTCGAGCAATTTGACCTATTTACGGAACTGGAGCTGCCACTGTCGATCATCCTTGCCAATATGGAATGGCAGGGAATAAAGGTGGATATAGGCCGATTGAAAAACATGGGACAGGAATTAGCCATTCGCTTAAGAAACATCGAAACCCGAATTTTTGATTTGGCTGGAGAGGCGTTCAATATCAATTCACCTAAACAGCTCGGTGCCATCCTGTTTGAAAAGTTGGAGCTTCCAGTCATGAAGAAAACCAAAACAGGTTATTCGACTTCAGCCGATGTGCTGGAAAAACTGGAGAGCAAGCATGATATCGTTAAGGAGATATTGCTGTATCGCCAGCTTGGTAAGTTGCAATCAACTTATATTGAAGGGTTGCTTAAAGTGGTCAATGGCAAAACGGACAAGGTGCACACCCGGTTCAACCAAGCATTGACCCAGACCGGCCGGTTAAGTTCTACAGATCCCAATCTGCAGAATATCCCGATCAGGCTGGAAGAAGGCAGGAAAATCAGGCAGGCCTTCATCCCTTCCGAAAAGGATTGGATCATCTTTGCTGCCGACTACTCCCAGATCGAGTTACGCGTCCTGGCGCATATCGCCAATGACAGCGGATTGGTGGAGGCATTCCAGGCCGGGATGGATATCCATACAAGGACAGCCATGGATGTATTCCATGTACCGGCAGAGCAAGTCACTTCGAACATGAGGCGCCATGCCAAAGCGGTCAACTTCGGAATCGTTTATGGTATAAGTGACTACGGGTTATCGCAAAGTCTTGGCATCACGAGAAAAGAAGCGGGAGAGTTCATCGAGAAGTATTTAAGAAGCTTTCCTGGTGTTCAGGAATATATGGAAGAAAGCATACATGAGGCCCGTCAAAAAGGATATAGCACGACTCTGATGCAAAGGAGGCGCTATATACCTGAGATTACAAGCAGGAATTTCAATATCAGGAGCTTTGCCGAACGGACAGCGATGAACACGCCGATTCAAGGCAGTGCCGCGGATATCATCAAGCTAGCCATGATAAACATGAATAAGCGCCTGAAACGGGAAGGGCTTAAAACGAGAATGCTACTCCAAGTGCATGATGAATTAATTTTTGAAACTCCTCCTGAGGAACTCGAAATCCTTAAAGTGATCGTTCCGGAGGAAATGGAAAATGCCATTGAATTGAACGTCCCCCTTAAAGTGGACTATGCTTTCGGGCCAACATGGTTTGATGCCAAATAA
- the speD gene encoding adenosylmethionine decarboxylase — protein METMGRHVISELWGCDFEKLNNIDLIEKIFVDAALKSGAEVREVAFHKFAPQGVSGVVIISESHLTIHSFPEHGYASIDVYTCGNLDPNIAADYIAEALNAQTRENIELPRGLGPVQMKKANISAL, from the coding sequence ATGGAAACAATGGGTAGACATGTCATTTCTGAACTTTGGGGTTGTGACTTTGAAAAACTGAACAATATCGATTTAATTGAAAAGATTTTTGTTGATGCTGCTTTGAAATCAGGTGCAGAGGTACGGGAAGTTGCCTTTCACAAATTTGCTCCACAAGGGGTCAGCGGGGTTGTCATCATTTCTGAATCGCACTTGACGATTCACAGTTTTCCAGAACACGGCTATGCGAGCATCGATGTCTATACATGCGGTAACTTGGATCCGAATATTGCGGCAGATTATATTGCAGAAGCTTTGAATGCGCAAACACGTGAAAACATAGAATTACCGCGTGGATTAGGTCCTGTACAAATGAAAAAAGCCAATATAAGTGCCCTATAA
- a CDS encoding replication initiation and membrane attachment family protein, which produces MHWQELLPADSYLVSSAGLLHDYDRKILTRLYQPLIGPICISLYMTLWSELEENRLWSETSSHYQLMNTIGLKLGDIYEARLLLEGIGLLNVYKKSKNETKEFIYELNPPLSPQQFFTDGMLNIYLYKKVGKAQFNRLKRFFCDDHILTDQYEGVTKSFAEVFSSDHLDSLYVTDEAKNEWKPMPEQQFIDRTEGVEPSGFDDLFDFDLLLSGMKSSIVPKKAFTPKIKSTIAKLAFLYGIDPLEMQKLVMDAVSLDDEIDEEVLRKAARDWYQIERQADMPSLVNRVQPIRERTQKEEPKTQEQELIRHLETISPRERLMQLSGGAEPSSGDLKVVEGVMINQKLNPGVVNVLIEYVMLKTDMKFTKGYVEKLAGHWARLKVSTVVEAMELAKNEHRKYQDWAQGSRNAAKGSRKKAIREEVVPEWLEKKEEAQQEQNADQPELNAQKRELQEKWKLWKAGGEMNDGKD; this is translated from the coding sequence ATGCATTGGCAAGAATTGCTCCCAGCGGATTCATATTTGGTCTCATCTGCGGGGCTGCTTCATGATTATGATCGGAAAATACTTACCCGACTATATCAACCTCTTATTGGACCTATCTGCATTAGCCTATATATGACGTTATGGAGTGAGCTGGAGGAAAACAGGCTATGGTCGGAAACCTCCTCACATTATCAATTAATGAATACCATCGGCCTTAAGTTAGGTGATATTTACGAAGCACGCCTTTTACTTGAAGGAATTGGTCTGTTGAATGTATATAAGAAATCGAAAAATGAAACGAAGGAATTCATCTATGAGTTAAACCCGCCGCTTTCCCCCCAGCAGTTTTTCACGGATGGAATGCTGAATATTTACTTATACAAAAAAGTCGGCAAAGCACAGTTCAACCGGTTAAAGAGATTCTTTTGTGATGATCATATCTTAACCGATCAATATGAAGGTGTGACTAAATCTTTTGCGGAAGTATTCTCATCAGATCATTTGGACTCTTTATATGTAACGGATGAAGCGAAAAACGAATGGAAACCGATGCCTGAACAGCAATTCATCGATCGGACGGAAGGCGTCGAGCCATCGGGGTTTGACGACTTATTTGATTTTGACCTTTTATTATCCGGGATGAAATCATCGATCGTACCGAAAAAGGCCTTTACTCCGAAAATAAAAAGTACGATCGCCAAACTTGCTTTTTTATATGGCATTGATCCGCTGGAAATGCAAAAACTAGTAATGGATGCCGTTTCATTGGATGATGAGATCGATGAGGAAGTGCTCAGAAAGGCGGCAAGGGACTGGTATCAGATCGAACGGCAGGCAGATATGCCTTCCCTGGTCAATCGGGTGCAGCCGATTCGTGAACGGACACAAAAAGAAGAACCGAAAACACAGGAACAAGAGTTAATCCGTCATTTGGAGACGATCTCCCCAAGGGAGCGGCTAATGCAATTGTCAGGCGGTGCAGAGCCATCAAGCGGTGATTTGAAAGTGGTTGAGGGCGTGATGATCAATCAAAAGCTGAATCCGGGTGTCGTCAATGTCTTGATTGAATACGTCATGCTCAAAACGGATATGAAGTTCACCAAGGGCTATGTGGAAAAGCTGGCAGGCCATTGGGCACGGCTGAAGGTCTCTACGGTCGTCGAGGCGATGGAACTGGCTAAAAATGAACATAGGAAATATCAGGACTGGGCTCAAGGAAGCAGGAATGCTGCGAAGGGCAGCCGGAAAAAGGCGATACGGGAAGAAGTGGTTCCGGAGTGGCTTGAGAAAAAAGAAGAAGCACAGCAGGAGCAGAATGCAGATCAGCCGGAATTGAATGCCCAGAAACGCGAGCTTCAAGAGAAATGGAAGCTGTGGAAAGCAGGAGGTGAAATGAACGATGGAAAAGATTAA